From one Luteolibacter sp. SL250 genomic stretch:
- a CDS encoding ATP-binding cassette domain-containing protein: MPPSSAITARAASASFEDPVLQSVYLHLAWLAAGEGETLEAFCRYTEERIGMFLPAARAALVSEVMLRRAEIPASVEPPAATEHQIYLTVNLVEAAATLPSHLSGPMSEKIASLGWTRPWLEKVAAFVGGVSTGSDGILSFSSNPARDGHTALRGLPGGTLRMLESGGHWFVRHDCPEPLVFSGLRWPARHSQWLKESDHILIGGEERLDLSAVTALAAAKFFPDLHVVPDAGGLAVSFSAESALARLSWDNGWFLTPHDTVLVNGRSITGAVPVLPADQLVIGGRKIPAARLIRCASHGERGGWSLHLDHATLRFPDGQSGLDDITLALESGDLVAVMGPSGCGKSTLMSVLSGGLSLTSGKVGILPASVRPSFALVPQDDVLFAELTVTENLRYAAALRTTEAAPDISGTLAAVGLEAKGALRVGSVTEKVLSGGERKRLNIGLELIGRPDALLLDEPTSGLSSADAEGVMKILRTRADAGVLVMAVIHQPSPEVFARFDKVIVLDVGGRLAFFGTPEATRDYFGIHAAGAVRQNWGPDGILDSLVGRRTTLDGGAQRRNFDPAFWKLRYAGARHAYEPPLIRREDSAAAPETASAGKPWAGVTALTLLRRESLRRIRGWRSVAASCVIAVVLAAIVAWVCRIITGEGNYSFTANRHLPAFCFLNVILVQFLALSSSVQELVKDRAHRLRERLLKIPGTFWLLAKLPGLALQSALQAALVVWTGAWIIGLPYGKMELWLALTLAGWTSVALGLFVSALPGISERVALAAVPLMLVPQMILCGAAPFDFRDLSHLHWPNARPVIPDDEAAPPPWPAQAMPSRWAYQAAICGLRDHPSIITKEELKPLFKTYNFARSLVDVWKTDPAAFLGRLEEKTGRRLTEAEVRTDIARLVLNDKRSAKEVADTFGPLVPDTSFLKPIRNEFFLEYATSTFPAVTSLLGKEVKPAEEARWNMGRLGIVLLLAASLVIQISPRALLSLIRRRKP, encoded by the coding sequence ATGCCTCCGTCCTCCGCCATCACCGCGCGTGCCGCCTCCGCCTCGTTCGAGGATCCGGTGCTGCAGTCGGTCTACCTGCATCTGGCATGGCTGGCGGCAGGGGAGGGGGAGACGCTGGAAGCGTTCTGCCGCTACACGGAGGAACGTATCGGCATGTTCCTGCCTGCGGCACGGGCGGCACTCGTTTCGGAAGTGATGCTGCGGCGCGCGGAGATCCCCGCCAGCGTGGAGCCACCTGCCGCGACGGAGCACCAGATCTACCTCACGGTCAACCTGGTGGAGGCAGCCGCCACGCTGCCTTCGCACCTGTCCGGTCCGATGTCGGAGAAGATCGCGTCGCTGGGGTGGACCCGGCCATGGCTGGAAAAGGTGGCGGCTTTCGTCGGTGGGGTTTCCACGGGGAGTGATGGCATCCTTTCATTTTCCAGTAATCCGGCGCGGGACGGACACACCGCTTTGCGCGGACTGCCCGGTGGGACGCTGCGGATGCTGGAAAGCGGCGGCCATTGGTTCGTCCGGCACGATTGTCCGGAGCCGCTCGTTTTCTCCGGCCTGCGCTGGCCCGCGCGGCACAGCCAGTGGCTGAAGGAGTCGGACCACATCCTCATCGGCGGGGAGGAACGGCTGGACCTGTCCGCCGTCACCGCACTCGCGGCGGCGAAGTTCTTTCCCGACCTGCATGTCGTTCCAGATGCCGGCGGGCTGGCAGTCTCTTTTTCCGCGGAGAGTGCTCTGGCGCGTCTGTCGTGGGATAACGGATGGTTCCTTACCCCGCATGACACCGTCCTCGTGAACGGCCGTAGCATCACGGGGGCGGTGCCCGTCCTGCCTGCGGATCAGCTTGTCATCGGCGGGCGGAAGATCCCCGCCGCACGCCTCATCCGCTGTGCCAGTCACGGGGAGCGTGGCGGTTGGTCGCTGCATCTGGATCATGCCACGCTGCGCTTTCCCGACGGGCAGTCCGGGCTGGACGACATCACGCTGGCGCTGGAGTCCGGGGACTTGGTGGCCGTCATGGGACCCAGCGGCTGCGGGAAATCCACGCTGATGAGCGTGCTGTCCGGCGGGCTATCCCTCACCTCCGGAAAGGTTGGCATTTTACCGGCGTCCGTCCGTCCGTCCTTCGCGCTGGTGCCGCAGGACGACGTGCTTTTCGCGGAACTCACCGTTACGGAGAATCTCCGCTACGCCGCCGCGCTCCGCACGACGGAGGCCGCGCCCGATATTTCCGGCACGCTCGCCGCCGTCGGACTGGAGGCGAAGGGTGCGCTGCGCGTGGGCAGCGTGACGGAGAAGGTCCTCAGCGGCGGGGAGCGGAAGCGCCTCAACATCGGCCTGGAACTCATCGGGCGTCCGGATGCCCTGTTGCTGGACGAGCCGACGTCCGGGCTCTCCAGTGCGGATGCGGAGGGTGTCATGAAAATCCTCCGCACCCGGGCGGACGCGGGCGTGCTGGTCATGGCCGTCATCCACCAGCCATCGCCGGAAGTCTTCGCCAGGTTCGACAAGGTCATCGTGCTGGATGTCGGCGGACGGCTCGCATTTTTCGGCACGCCGGAGGCGACGCGGGATTACTTCGGCATCCATGCGGCGGGCGCGGTGCGGCAGAACTGGGGGCCTGACGGCATCCTCGACTCGCTGGTCGGCAGGCGGACCACGCTAGACGGCGGGGCGCAGCGGCGGAATTTCGACCCCGCATTCTGGAAGCTCCGCTACGCCGGTGCCCGCCATGCCTACGAGCCTCCGCTCATCCGCCGGGAGGATTCCGCCGCCGCTCCGGAAACGGCCTCCGCCGGGAAGCCGTGGGCCGGCGTCACCGCGCTCACATTACTGCGGCGGGAGTCGCTGCGGCGCATCCGTGGCTGGCGCTCCGTGGCGGCTTCTTGCGTTATCGCCGTGGTGCTCGCGGCCATCGTCGCCTGGGTCTGCCGCATTATCACGGGGGAGGGGAATTACTCCTTCACCGCGAACCGGCATCTGCCCGCGTTCTGTTTCCTGAATGTCATCCTGGTCCAGTTCCTCGCGCTTTCCTCATCCGTGCAGGAGCTGGTGAAGGACCGCGCCCACCGGCTGCGCGAGCGCTTGTTGAAGATACCGGGCACGTTCTGGCTGCTGGCAAAGCTCCCCGGTCTGGCACTCCAGAGCGCCCTCCAGGCCGCGCTGGTGGTGTGGACCGGCGCGTGGATCATCGGCCTGCCATATGGAAAGATGGAGCTGTGGCTGGCCCTCACGCTGGCCGGGTGGACCAGCGTCGCGCTCGGGCTGTTCGTCTCCGCGCTGCCGGGCATCTCGGAGCGCGTGGCGCTGGCCGCCGTGCCGCTCATGCTGGTGCCGCAGATGATCCTCTGCGGGGCCGCGCCCTTCGATTTCAGGGACCTCTCCCACCTCCATTGGCCGAACGCGCGACCTGTCATCCCGGACGACGAGGCGGCGCCTCCGCCGTGGCCCGCACAGGCCATGCCTTCCCGCTGGGCCTACCAGGCCGCCATCTGCGGGCTGCGCGACCATCCCTCCATCATCACGAAGGAGGAACTGAAGCCGCTTTTCAAAACCTACAACTTCGCCCGCTCCTTGGTGGATGTCTGGAAAACGGATCCCGCGGCTTTCCTCGGCCGGTTGGAGGAAAAGACCGGCCGCCGTCTCACCGAAGCGGAGGTCCGCACCGATATCGCCCGCTTGGTCCTCAATGACAAACGGTCCGCGAAGGAGGTGGCGGACACCTTCGGCCCGTTGGTGCCGGACACGTCTTTCCTCAAGCCCATCCGCAACGAATTCTTCCTCGAATACGCCACCTCGACCTTCCCTGCGGTGACCTCCCTGCTCGGAAAGGAAGTCAAACCGGCGGAGGAGGCCCGTTGGAACATGGGCCGCCTGGGCATCGTCCTGCTCCTCGCCGCGTCTCTGGTTATCCAGATTTCCCCACGCGCGCTCCTATCCCTCATCCGCCGCAGAAAGCCATGA
- a CDS encoding GDSL-type esterase/lipase family protein: MIRLLFVFLCLPLMLGAAETRILFLGDSITQDGRWATLVEGALRNTDAYRDAEIVNMGLGSETVSGLSEDGHAGGKFSRPDLHERLGRLLTAYKPTLVFACYGMNDGIYLPLDPQRQAAHVKGAIRLKAEVEKIGGRIIFLSAPLFMPDTPEKDTQGYDKVLDTYAAWLVSMRAEGWETVDIRPDLKRAVADEKAKDPSFIYAKDGVHPGGDGHRFIAEAAVKGLWSLLKLPGEPVLPTGDALKILSERAGVLEYAWLSETKHLRPGVKAGLPLDEAKKRADDLMVKYKEAVK, from the coding sequence ATGATCCGACTCCTGTTTGTTTTCCTGTGCCTCCCGCTCATGCTCGGTGCGGCGGAAACACGTATCCTTTTTCTGGGCGACAGCATCACCCAGGATGGCCGGTGGGCCACGCTCGTGGAGGGCGCGCTGCGGAATACGGACGCCTACCGCGATGCGGAGATCGTCAATATGGGCCTCGGCAGTGAGACCGTGTCCGGTCTTTCCGAAGACGGTCATGCCGGCGGCAAGTTCTCCCGGCCCGATCTGCACGAACGGCTGGGCCGTCTCCTCACCGCTTACAAGCCAACGCTCGTCTTCGCCTGCTACGGCATGAACGATGGCATCTACCTGCCGCTCGATCCGCAGAGGCAGGCCGCCCATGTGAAGGGAGCCATCCGTCTGAAGGCGGAGGTGGAGAAGATCGGCGGGCGCATCATTTTCCTCTCCGCCCCCTTGTTCATGCCGGACACCCCGGAGAAGGACACGCAGGGCTATGACAAGGTGCTGGACACCTATGCCGCCTGGCTGGTCTCCATGCGGGCGGAAGGCTGGGAGACCGTGGACATCCGCCCCGATCTGAAACGCGCCGTGGCGGATGAGAAGGCGAAGGATCCCTCCTTCATCTACGCGAAGGACGGCGTCCATCCCGGCGGTGACGGCCACCGCTTCATCGCGGAAGCCGCCGTCAAGGGACTGTGGTCGTTGCTGAAGCTTCCGGGTGAGCCCGTCCTACCGACCGGTGACGCCCTCAAGATTCTCTCTGAACGGGCGGGTGTGCTGGAGTATGCCTGGCTTTCCGAAACGAAGCACCTCCGCCCCGGCGTGAAGGCCGGCCTGCCGCTGGACGAAGCGAAGAAGCGCGCGGACGACCTGATGGTGAAATACAAGGAAGCGGTGAAGTAA
- a CDS encoding DUF1592 domain-containing protein encodes MIFRSGTLLVTAISLTAAHAAETDWQPVRPIMEKYCFECHGGKKTKGGVDLKKLAEDPKVAGNFEMWEKVAEAIHGGDMPPEDDPQPASAEKELITKWLDGSLASAAKANAGDPGPVTVRRLTNAEYDNTIRALTGIDYGLAKDFLPDGGGGEGFSNVGDVLFVSPQQIDKYLSAARKLTEHAAILPGRGVMFQETRVGLRGPLQLKDQAERSLYVWYQKMAEPHIPKDGEDMREGDYMTACWKFKHREKTGAESLDQLAKEAGLSSAFLSNWWEMLNSDKVKSRFLDLTRVAWRELPGPDEGNLKAVPAAVAARISAIQAERRSWTNTDGALGWVRTQRRQQDSDGLRAYEMTTPIKPGQPIHLVAGDTGDGSRGDMVIIEKIAIKRNGKFENYVTWLKRRIEGNTTLIKQLGEKPDADSARIAGLKKAVEEGEKALALFGKHPLGKPLEPTMLVLQAPVVVTLPFGEEASVSVKGRLEMSGPEVDFATVQFTATGMKPPDPTKIIPGALVMWKRQTEAARGTMGDFSRMKLIFPDEYARRLEQVARNYRFKDGKSDGVYYFSDAQLNSFISVQEQDRMRRMLKDWRILSPKNPDAKIQKEWDQSVQGHLHHFASRAWRRPLSAEERTGLNAIYDEARSRELDRESAAREVLMRVFISPDFIFRLEKSDQPGVHPVDAWELASRLSYFLWSSSPDDALRKAAADGSLLKPEVLEAQTKRMLAGKSSAALAEEFAGQWLKFHNFTKHSTVDAGKFPEFTPELRADMHRETKEFFSHLIRNDRPVKEIILADYTFLNERLAKHYGIPGVTGGEFRKVSVSSHHRGGILGMGSVLVKTSFPQRTSPVLRGDWLLHAVLGMPTPPAPADVPPFPEHSDKPMTVREKLESHRADKACASCHDKIDPLGFALEGFDALGRFRDKDENGLAIDDTGSLKDGTKMEGIDGLRNYLGQHDREFNQVLARKLIGYALGRSVLPSDKVLIEEIASSLKSSEGKFSTAVLAVVRSPQFLNRRNE; translated from the coding sequence ATGATTTTCCGCTCCGGAACCCTTCTCGTCACCGCCATCTCCCTCACCGCCGCACATGCCGCCGAGACGGACTGGCAGCCGGTGCGTCCCATCATGGAGAAGTATTGCTTCGAGTGTCATGGTGGAAAGAAGACCAAGGGGGGGGTGGACCTGAAGAAACTGGCGGAAGACCCGAAGGTGGCCGGCAATTTCGAGATGTGGGAGAAAGTCGCGGAGGCCATCCATGGTGGTGACATGCCGCCGGAGGATGATCCGCAGCCCGCCTCGGCGGAAAAGGAACTGATCACGAAGTGGCTGGACGGCTCCCTGGCATCCGCCGCAAAGGCGAATGCCGGAGATCCCGGTCCGGTCACCGTCCGCCGCCTGACAAACGCGGAGTACGACAACACCATCCGGGCGCTGACCGGCATCGACTATGGTCTGGCGAAGGATTTCCTGCCGGACGGCGGTGGTGGTGAGGGTTTTTCCAACGTGGGGGACGTGCTTTTCGTCAGTCCCCAGCAGATCGACAAATACCTGTCCGCCGCGCGGAAACTGACGGAGCATGCCGCCATCCTGCCCGGGCGCGGCGTCATGTTCCAGGAAACGAGGGTCGGCCTGCGCGGTCCGCTCCAGTTGAAGGACCAGGCGGAGCGTTCGCTCTACGTCTGGTACCAGAAGATGGCGGAACCCCACATCCCGAAGGACGGGGAGGACATGCGGGAGGGCGACTACATGACCGCCTGCTGGAAGTTCAAGCACCGGGAGAAAACCGGCGCTGAATCGCTCGATCAATTGGCGAAGGAAGCAGGGCTTTCCTCCGCATTCCTCTCCAACTGGTGGGAGATGCTCAACAGCGACAAGGTCAAGTCCCGCTTCCTCGATCTGACCCGTGTTGCTTGGCGTGAACTGCCCGGCCCGGATGAGGGGAATCTGAAGGCGGTCCCCGCCGCCGTCGCAGCGAGGATCTCCGCGATCCAGGCGGAGCGGAGGTCGTGGACCAATACGGACGGTGCACTCGGCTGGGTGCGCACCCAGCGCCGCCAGCAGGACTCCGACGGACTGCGGGCGTATGAGATGACCACGCCCATCAAACCGGGGCAGCCGATTCACCTCGTCGCCGGGGACACGGGCGATGGCAGCCGCGGTGACATGGTCATTATCGAGAAGATCGCCATCAAGCGGAACGGCAAGTTTGAGAACTACGTCACTTGGCTGAAGCGCCGCATCGAGGGGAACACCACGCTCATCAAGCAGCTCGGGGAGAAGCCGGACGCGGACTCCGCCCGCATCGCCGGACTGAAGAAAGCCGTGGAGGAAGGGGAGAAGGCGCTGGCGCTTTTCGGAAAGCATCCGCTCGGCAAGCCGCTGGAGCCGACCATGCTGGTGTTGCAGGCACCGGTGGTCGTCACACTGCCCTTCGGGGAGGAGGCATCCGTGAGCGTGAAGGGACGCTTGGAGATGTCCGGTCCTGAGGTGGATTTCGCGACCGTCCAGTTCACCGCCACGGGCATGAAGCCGCCGGATCCCACCAAAATCATCCCTGGTGCGTTGGTGATGTGGAAGCGGCAGACGGAGGCGGCACGCGGCACCATGGGTGATTTCAGCAGGATGAAGCTGATCTTCCCGGATGAATACGCCCGCCGTCTGGAACAGGTGGCGCGGAACTACCGCTTCAAGGACGGAAAGAGTGATGGAGTTTATTATTTCAGCGACGCCCAGCTCAACAGCTTCATCAGCGTGCAGGAGCAGGACCGCATGCGGCGGATGCTGAAGGACTGGCGCATCCTGAGTCCGAAAAATCCTGACGCGAAGATCCAGAAGGAGTGGGACCAGTCGGTGCAGGGGCATCTCCACCACTTCGCTTCCAGGGCATGGCGCAGGCCGTTGTCAGCGGAGGAAAGGACCGGCCTGAACGCCATCTACGATGAGGCACGCAGCCGTGAGCTGGACCGTGAGTCCGCCGCGCGGGAGGTGCTGATGCGCGTCTTCATCTCCCCGGATTTCATTTTCCGGCTGGAGAAGTCGGACCAACCCGGCGTCCATCCGGTGGATGCGTGGGAGCTGGCGTCCCGCCTGAGCTACTTCCTCTGGTCGTCCAGCCCGGATGATGCCCTGCGGAAAGCGGCGGCGGATGGATCCCTGCTGAAGCCGGAAGTGCTGGAGGCCCAGACGAAGCGGATGCTCGCCGGGAAAAGCTCCGCCGCTCTGGCGGAGGAGTTCGCCGGGCAATGGCTGAAGTTCCATAATTTCACCAAGCACTCCACCGTGGATGCCGGGAAGTTCCCGGAGTTCACGCCGGAACTGCGGGCCGACATGCACCGCGAGACGAAGGAGTTTTTCAGCCACCTCATCCGCAACGACCGCCCGGTGAAGGAGATCATCCTGGCGGACTACACCTTCCTCAACGAGCGGCTGGCGAAGCACTACGGAATCCCGGGCGTTACCGGAGGTGAGTTCCGGAAGGTGTCCGTATCCTCCCATCACCGCGGCGGCATCCTGGGCATGGGCAGCGTGCTGGTGAAGACGTCCTTCCCGCAGCGTACCAGCCCGGTGCTGCGCGGCGACTGGCTGCTCCATGCCGTGCTGGGCATGCCGACTCCGCCCGCGCCCGCCGATGTCCCGCCTTTCCCGGAGCACTCCGACAAGCCGATGACCGTCCGCGAGAAGCTGGAGTCCCATCGGGCGGACAAGGCCTGTGCTTCCTGCCATGACAAGATCGATCCGCTGGGCTTCGCGCTGGAGGGCTTCGATGCCCTCGGCCGCTTCCGCGACAAGGACGAGAACGGACTGGCCATCGACGACACCGGCTCCCTCAAGGACGGGACCAAGATGGAAGGTATTGATGGTCTTCGCAACTACCTCGGTCAGCACGACCGGGAGTTCAACCAGGTACTCGCCCGCAAGCTCATCGGCTACGCCCTCGGCCGCTCCGTCCTGCCAAGCGACAAGGTGCTCATCGAGGAGATCGCTTCGTCGCTGAAATCCTCCGAAGGGAAATTCTCCACTGCGGTCCTGGCTGTTGTCCGCAGCCCGCAGTTCCTCAACCGCAGGAACGAGTGA